From Roseibium alexandrii DFL-11, the proteins below share one genomic window:
- a CDS encoding serine/threonine-protein kinase, translating into MAEADTDLGYSLAVDTMAEPTETMTPVPGLVLKARYLLIKEIGRGGQSLVFKARDLVAAKAGLSKADLALKIITAGPEIEPDFVALMHREARRLRDLVHPNIVRVYDMDRVQNLHFMVMEYLEGDTLSSFLRNAEGRKLELAQVIRLVQDLGSALEFAHANGIIHSDLKPGNVFVQTDGSVKLIDFNISAPIAPSLRMDEEDTIRILIRLGAITPSYASPQRLEGHEPCAADDVFSLAVMVYLCLAGRRPFGPKNALEAMDASVQPERPDQLSSAQWTALMKGLAFDDAGRTSEITNFVTSFAAQRQSAADWIRSRLSW; encoded by the coding sequence ATGGCTGAAGCAGACACGGATCTTGGCTATTCGCTCGCCGTTGATACGATGGCGGAGCCAACCGAAACCATGACCCCGGTGCCGGGTCTTGTGCTGAAGGCCCGGTATTTGCTGATCAAGGAGATCGGCCGGGGCGGGCAGTCCCTGGTATTCAAGGCGCGGGATCTTGTTGCGGCAAAAGCGGGATTGTCGAAAGCCGATCTTGCTTTGAAGATCATCACAGCGGGACCGGAGATAGAACCGGATTTTGTCGCCTTGATGCACCGGGAAGCGCGACGCCTTCGGGACCTTGTCCATCCCAACATCGTTCGTGTTTACGACATGGACCGCGTTCAGAACCTGCATTTCATGGTGATGGAGTATCTGGAAGGGGACACGCTCTCCAGTTTTCTGCGCAATGCGGAGGGCCGTAAACTGGAGCTCGCTCAGGTGATCCGGCTGGTACAGGATTTGGGCTCGGCTCTCGAGTTTGCACATGCCAACGGGATCATCCATTCCGACCTGAAACCCGGCAATGTCTTTGTGCAGACCGATGGCTCGGTGAAGCTGATCGACTTCAACATCTCTGCACCGATTGCACCGTCCTTGCGCATGGATGAAGAAGACACGATCCGGATCCTGATTCGTCTGGGCGCAATCACCCCGAGTTATGCCTCGCCCCAGCGGCTGGAGGGCCACGAACCATGCGCAGCCGATGACGTGTTCTCGCTTGCGGTTATGGTTTACCTATGCCTCGCCGGACGCCGTCCGTTCGGACCCAAAAACGCGTTGGAGGCCATGGACGCGTCAGTACAGCCGGAGCGCCCTGACCAGCTCTCTTCGGCGCAGTGGACAGCCTTGATGAAGGGCCTTGCGTTTGACGATGCAGGACGGACCTCGGAAATCACCAATTTCGTTACGTCCTTCGCCGCGCAACGTCAATCTGCAGCCGATTGGATCCGGTCGCGGCTCAGCTGGTAG
- the tagF gene encoding type VI secretion system-associated protein TagF, which yields MHICGFFGKRPAERDFVFEGLPARVTDAWANTVSNWLHACKTAAPQTWHSAYFSAPVWRFALPANHLDDRAWIGLVAGSADTMGRTFPLAVLMSMHVEQFSNDVIFQIDEIMDRLELDLLTFLAGESTRRHFLNSVTNCSADIRATIDEPPYNVAMTLPDLESDEAGLCIPWTDLVASNEVPAHILVWPETEKKKKRSSSPGYWWHEGSPERVSEVCVFSAMPEAAAARGIFMGQWEAQGWRART from the coding sequence ATGCATATCTGCGGCTTTTTTGGCAAACGCCCCGCCGAACGAGATTTTGTCTTCGAGGGATTGCCGGCGCGGGTAACCGACGCTTGGGCGAACACCGTGAGCAACTGGCTTCACGCATGTAAGACCGCTGCGCCGCAAACCTGGCACAGCGCCTACTTCAGTGCCCCGGTCTGGCGATTTGCGCTGCCAGCCAATCATCTCGATGACCGCGCCTGGATTGGACTTGTTGCCGGATCCGCAGACACCATGGGCCGGACCTTCCCGTTGGCTGTTTTGATGTCGATGCATGTCGAGCAATTCAGCAACGATGTTATTTTCCAGATCGATGAAATCATGGATCGCCTGGAGCTTGACCTGCTGACGTTCCTTGCGGGCGAAAGCACGCGGCGTCACTTCCTCAACAGCGTCACAAATTGCTCAGCGGACATCAGGGCTACGATAGATGAGCCGCCCTACAACGTTGCGATGACGCTTCCCGACCTTGAGAGTGATGAAGCGGGCCTGTGCATTCCATGGACAGATCTGGTGGCTTCGAATGAAGTGCCAGCACACATACTGGTCTGGCCAGAGACGGAAAAAAAGAAGAAGCGATCATCCTCTCCGGGATACTGGTGGCATGAAGGGTCGCCGGAACGGGTCAGCGAAGTCTGTGTGTTCTCAGCCATGCCTGAAGCTGCGGCCGCAAGGGGAATTTTCATGGGGCAATGGGAGGCTCAGGGCTGGCGTGCGCGGACTTGA
- a CDS encoding PP2C family protein-serine/threonine phosphatase, which yields MVIKKKKTGTGLEIETATRQGTRHSQNEDNHVSKPEHAMFAVSDGMGGHRDGHLASRAFVEELQVIEFVDGEGVNERLQRIEAAFHRVNDRLYGSYLENPDADISGCTGLTLIIHDGYAGCQWVGDSRLYLLRQGHLFLVSEDHSDDLGRLTRALGSHEEILVDRRVIEFSKGDCFVLCTDGLFKGASETTIADALADGSAGVADRLVAHAVEGGSSDDVTLITVRLNDNG from the coding sequence ATGGTCATAAAAAAGAAAAAGACCGGAACAGGCCTGGAGATCGAGACCGCCACCCGGCAAGGCACGCGCCACAGTCAGAATGAAGACAATCATGTGTCCAAGCCCGAACATGCTATGTTTGCTGTCTCTGACGGCATGGGGGGGCATCGGGATGGTCATCTCGCGAGCCGAGCCTTTGTCGAAGAACTGCAAGTGATCGAGTTTGTGGACGGCGAAGGCGTGAACGAACGGCTCCAACGGATCGAAGCTGCCTTTCATCGTGTGAATGACCGGCTCTATGGCAGTTATCTGGAAAACCCGGATGCGGACATCAGCGGATGTACCGGTTTGACCCTGATCATCCACGACGGATATGCCGGGTGCCAATGGGTAGGAGACAGCCGCCTTTATCTGTTGCGCCAGGGTCATCTCTTTCTTGTATCGGAAGACCATAGTGATGATCTGGGGCGGTTGACCCGCGCGCTCGGCTCGCATGAAGAGATTCTGGTCGACAGGCGTGTGATCGAGTTCTCGAAGGGCGACTGTTTTGTCCTGTGCACCGACGGCTTGTTCAAGGGGGCCAGCGAGACAACAATTGCCGATGCGCTTGCAGATGGCAGTGCGGGTGTTGCGGACCGTTTGGTTGCTCATGCGGTCGAGGGCGGATCATCGGACGACGTAACACTGATCACGGTGCGGCTGAACGACAATGGCTGA